Proteins encoded by one window of Candidatus Megaera polyxenophila:
- a CDS encoding copG family transcriptional regulator has product MTKKIKYTKGEIGKVEIINDFLPSPKELVLKKESVKVTLVLSKDSVDFFKSQALNHHVPYQRMIKNLLDKYADSHKKLKKV; this is encoded by the coding sequence ATGACAAAGAAAATCAAGTATACAAAAGGTGAAATCGGTAAAGTAGAAATAATTAACGATTTCCTACCATCCCCAAAAGAATTGGTACTAAAAAAAGAATCCGTTAAAGTAACTCTTGTTTTAAGCAAAGATAGCGTAGATTTTTTTAAATCTCAAGCATTAAACCATCATGTACCATATCAAAGAATGATCAAAAACTTATTAGATAAGTACGCAGATTCTCATAAAAAACTTAAAAAAGTTTAA
- a CDS encoding hypothetical protein (DUF497 domain-containing protein): MYKVKFTFEWDEEKNRINIEKHQVSFYKAQEVFYDLNRIILKDIEHSNNEDRFFCLGKVEQHILTVRFTIRGYSIRILGAGYWRKGRKIYDKENQVYKR, encoded by the coding sequence ATGTATAAAGTAAAATTTACTTTTGAATGGGACGAAGAAAAAAATAGAATAAATATTGAAAAGCATCAAGTCAGCTTTTATAAGGCCCAAGAGGTCTTTTATGACTTAAACAGAATAATACTGAAAGATATTGAGCATAGTAACAACGAAGATAGATTTTTTTGTTTAGGTAAGGTAGAACAACATATCCTAACCGTACGTTTTACCATAAGAGGCTACTCTATAAGAATTCTTGGAGCCGGTTACTGGAGAAAAGGAAGGAAAATTTATGACAAAGAAAATCAAGTATACAAAAGGTGA
- a CDS encoding prophage MuMc02, head decoration protein: MTDNLNDKNLKAPLPTSTGKPEITDGTIWFTLATENWVLNTIANIPPALVATTANLAATYDNGTSGAGATLTNSGTQSTLVVDGITLAAGNRILVKDQTDSIQNGIYTVTNVGSATENWILTRSMDFDSPSQMIRGEVIDVISGTANSVTAWMLTSIVTNIGTDSIIFAKLSQNGITGVQGSVDQIVVTIDNNIATISIAPNPIIPGNAGITIPGGTTAQRPATPVAGTIRFNTEI, translated from the coding sequence ATGACCGATAACTTAAATGACAAGAATCTAAAAGCACCATTACCGACATCTACCGGAAAACCGGAAATTACCGATGGGACAATCTGGTTTACCCTAGCTACTGAAAACTGGGTTTTAAACACTATAGCAAATATCCCTCCGGCTCTGGTAGCAACAACGGCTAACTTAGCGGCTACCTATGATAACGGCACAAGCGGTGCTGGAGCTACTTTAACCAATTCGGGAACGCAAAGCACGCTCGTTGTTGACGGAATTACTTTAGCTGCAGGTAACAGGATTCTAGTTAAAGATCAAACGGATAGTATCCAAAACGGAATATATACGGTAACTAATGTCGGCTCTGCTACCGAAAACTGGATACTAACTAGAAGCATGGATTTTGACTCCCCATCTCAAATGATTAGAGGAGAAGTTATTGACGTAATTAGCGGGACGGCTAACAGCGTAACTGCCTGGATGCTAACCTCAATTGTTACAAATATCGGGACGGATAGCATTATCTTTGCCAAGCTATCACAAAATGGGATTACGGGAGTTCAAGGTAGCGTCGATCAAATCGTTGTTACGATTGATAATAACATAGCAACCATCAGTATTGCTCCTAATCCTATTATTCCGGGTAATGCAGGTATTACTATTCCCGGGGGAACAACTGCGCAGCGTCCTGCAACTCCGGTAGCCGGGACTATTAGATTCAATACGGAAATTTAA